The following are encoded in a window of Chloroflexia bacterium SDU3-3 genomic DNA:
- a CDS encoding HAD family hydrolase: protein MSPSMPQHYDVVIFDRDGTLLEINAARSALLSQRIQSVSPTLTDAVMMDAWAAHNTSWPASDAEELAFWATFWADLAPAHGLGEQQRQRLIEVVLDYPSMFVVYPDTLPTVETLAARGVRMVLFTNFDLPSVDRTLAQAGISPTRFDLRISPLHMGGLKKPSVAAYHTVAQRLGVAPERCLMVDDTAENCFGALEAGMGALYIDRAGAGEVAGLTRITTLEAVIAYTEG from the coding sequence ATGTCGCCTTCTATGCCCCAGCACTACGACGTTGTGATTTTTGACCGCGACGGCACGCTGCTTGAGATCAACGCGGCCCGCTCGGCCCTGCTGAGCCAGCGCATCCAGTCGGTCTCCCCCACCCTCACCGATGCGGTGATGATGGATGCCTGGGCTGCACACAACACCTCCTGGCCCGCCAGCGATGCCGAGGAGCTGGCGTTCTGGGCCACCTTCTGGGCCGATCTCGCGCCCGCCCACGGGCTGGGCGAGCAGCAGCGCCAGCGCCTGATTGAGGTGGTGCTCGACTACCCCAGCATGTTTGTGGTCTACCCCGACACCCTGCCCACGGTGGAGACGCTGGCGGCGCGCGGGGTGCGCATGGTGCTCTTCACCAACTTCGACCTGCCCAGCGTCGACCGCACCCTGGCGCAGGCGGGCATCAGCCCCACGCGCTTCGATCTGCGCATCTCGCCGCTGCATATGGGCGGGCTGAAGAAGCCGAGCGTGGCGGCCTACCACACGGTGGCGCAGCGCCTGGGCGTGGCCCCCGAGCGCTGCCTAATGGTGGATGATACGGCCGAGAACTGCTTCGGGGCGCTGGAGGCGGGCATGGGCGCGCTGTATATCGACCGCGCAGGTGCTGGCGAGGTGGCCGGGCTGACGCGGATCACTACGCTAGAGGCGGTGATCGCATATACTGAAGGTTAG
- a CDS encoding endoglucanase, with protein MHESSQPLVHVNQLGYLPHGMKRASVATPATAPLAWELRQSGAVVASGTTTVFGPDADSGDHIHIVDFSAYATPGGSYSLRVAGADSAPFSIAADIYQRLTRDAMGFFYHNRCGIAIAMPYAGHERWVRPEGHPQDAHVPCAPGTGDYALDVAGGWYDAGDQGKYVVNGGIATWTLQHIYERSLHLGAGDALPDGSLSIPENANGIPDILDETRWEIEFLLKMQVPEGQPLAGMAHHKMHNDQWTPLPTAPHADQQPRILRPPSTAATLNLAAAAAQAARIWREIDPAFAQRCLAAAARAWDAARANPDRIAPHTDGVGGGAYGDPTVDDEFYWAACELFITTGQQRYREFLLASPHFAALPSAFGKHAAPTATWGQTQALGTIALATVPNSLDDRHIHAARAAVVAAADVYLADQRRQGYALVFAPGEEGYPWGSTSFALNNQLVLALAYDLTKKAAYRDAVLEGMDYLLGRNPLGQSYVSGYGTRPLRHPHHRYWADQIDPSFPPPPPGALSGGPDSQRHDPHIQAVIAAGTPGQRCFDDHIASYSTNEVAINWNAPLAWVAAFLAEQAEQIG; from the coding sequence ATGCACGAATCTTCCCAGCCGCTGGTTCACGTCAACCAGCTCGGCTACCTTCCCCACGGCATGAAGCGGGCGAGCGTGGCCACGCCAGCCACCGCCCCCCTGGCCTGGGAGCTGCGCCAGAGCGGCGCGGTGGTGGCCAGCGGCACCACCACCGTCTTTGGCCCCGACGCCGACTCGGGCGACCACATCCACATCGTCGATTTCTCGGCCTACGCCACCCCCGGCGGCAGCTATAGCCTGCGCGTGGCGGGTGCGGACAGCGCCCCCTTCAGCATCGCCGCCGACATCTACCAGCGGCTCACCCGCGACGCCATGGGCTTCTTCTACCACAACCGCTGCGGCATCGCCATCGCCATGCCCTACGCCGGGCACGAGCGCTGGGTGCGCCCCGAGGGCCACCCGCAGGATGCCCACGTGCCCTGCGCCCCCGGCACCGGCGACTACGCGCTGGATGTGGCGGGCGGCTGGTACGACGCGGGCGACCAGGGCAAGTATGTGGTGAACGGCGGCATCGCCACCTGGACGCTCCAGCACATCTACGAGCGCAGCCTGCACCTGGGCGCGGGCGACGCCCTGCCCGACGGCTCGCTCAGCATCCCCGAGAACGCCAACGGCATCCCCGACATCCTCGACGAGACCCGCTGGGAGATAGAGTTCCTGCTGAAGATGCAGGTGCCCGAGGGCCAGCCGCTGGCGGGCATGGCCCACCACAAGATGCATAACGACCAGTGGACGCCGCTGCCCACCGCGCCCCACGCCGACCAGCAGCCGCGCATCCTGCGCCCGCCCAGCACGGCGGCCACGCTGAACCTGGCCGCAGCCGCCGCGCAGGCCGCCCGCATCTGGCGCGAGATCGACCCGGCCTTTGCCCAGCGCTGCCTGGCCGCAGCCGCCCGCGCCTGGGATGCCGCCCGCGCCAACCCCGACCGCATCGCGCCCCACACCGATGGCGTGGGCGGCGGTGCCTACGGCGACCCGACGGTAGATGACGAGTTCTACTGGGCCGCGTGCGAGCTGTTCATCACCACTGGCCAGCAGCGCTACCGCGAGTTCCTGCTGGCCTCGCCGCACTTCGCCGCGCTGCCCAGCGCCTTCGGCAAGCACGCCGCGCCCACCGCCACCTGGGGCCAGACCCAGGCGCTCGGCACGATCGCGCTGGCCACCGTGCCAAACAGCCTCGACGACCGCCACATCCACGCCGCCCGCGCGGCGGTGGTGGCGGCGGCGGATGTGTACCTGGCCGACCAGCGTCGGCAGGGCTACGCGCTGGTGTTCGCGCCCGGCGAGGAGGGCTACCCTTGGGGGTCTACATCCTTCGCGCTGAACAACCAGCTGGTGCTGGCGCTGGCCTACGACCTCACCAAGAAGGCCGCCTACCGCGACGCGGTGCTGGAAGGCATGGACTACCTGCTGGGCCGCAACCCGCTGGGCCAATCCTATGTCTCGGGCTATGGCACCAGGCCGCTGCGCCACCCCCACCATCGCTACTGGGCCGACCAGATCGACCCGAGCTTCCCGCCGCCGCCGCCCGGGGCGCTCTCCGGCGGGCCGGACTCGCAGCGGCACGACCCTCACATCCAGGCGGTGATCGCCGCTGGCACGCCGGGGCAGCGCTGCTTTGACGACCACATCGCCTCGTACTCCACCAACGAGGTGGCGATCAACTGGAACGCGCCGCTGGCCTGGGTGGCGGCCTTCCTGGCCGAGCAGGCCGAGCAGATCGGCTAG
- a CDS encoding XRE family transcriptional regulator yields MLHDDSFGQRLKQRRKTLEFTQDDLARRVGCAVVTIRKIESGELRPSRLVAERLADQLQVPEAERAAFIAHARGEVQIRRSNLPAPTTSLVGRAAELARAHEVLRSDARLLTLTGTPGIGKTRLGLQLAHELQPAFPDGVFFVSLTSISDHDLVLSTIAQTLGLPERWSPPIQQQLVDFLHDKQLLLLLDNFEHVLASAAQIADLLTAAPKVMVIITSRAVLHLSGEHVLLVPPLDTPASQPAEHAAAERLTALAEYPSVALFLERARAASPTFKLTKANAQAIADICIGLEGIPLAIELAAARVRVFSPPALLARLERRLTVLTGGAHDLPTRQQTLRGTIDWSYQLLEPDDQAVFRKLACFVGGWSLEAAEAVCAPQPDAPARPLLDSIESLLNQSLIQSHEDATGESRFTMLETIREYALEQLHDSGQYAAARQRHSAFFTAFASAAEPQLQGADQLLWLNRLETDHGNLRAAMEWSRTPGGDPQHGLMIAGSIWIFWQTHNHVSEGRARFAAALAEAPQPSIARAKALNGAGFLARCQHELVQAQELLEESISLFQQLGDQRGAAHALNNLGTVAVDQYDYERAVSLCSESLAISRRLGDRMLCSWALTNLGHLAALRYNYAESARLYAESLALFQELGARRGIAHAISNLARIAYLRYDYAEAEERYHEAITIFRALDDRHSAGQTLLSLADVALAQDKLAYALDLIEQGQAMLRALGNKQSLGMAIALRGQIAELQDSPEQARSYYQESLAMFRLVGDQSGAAKAILGMSNALLMRGDSGMARQWLNAYVALASELRQPRMLAVGICIRDAVDIASSTSTAIVQLETDLAQFQAEQNEWGVGIALHMLGIALLRLGHLDRAQACYMRSLAIAYESNDACGIPMRLMGLAAVALGQGRSQDAIRLGAAAEAARQTFGVGQVSSAMITLDRDQYAATTRALAAASGSTLAQLAAALPHTSSAEAALENAFGPGAVQYIRSYQGEQLPAGYAPL; encoded by the coding sequence ATGCTTCACGATGATTCTTTCGGCCAACGACTTAAGCAGCGCCGCAAGACGCTGGAGTTCACGCAGGATGATCTTGCGCGACGCGTCGGCTGCGCGGTGGTGACGATCCGCAAGATCGAGTCGGGCGAGCTGCGGCCCTCGCGGCTGGTGGCCGAGCGCCTGGCCGACCAGCTGCAGGTGCCCGAGGCCGAGCGGGCGGCCTTCATCGCCCACGCCCGCGGCGAGGTACAGATCCGCCGCAGCAACCTGCCCGCGCCCACCACCTCGCTGGTGGGCCGCGCCGCCGAACTGGCCCGCGCCCACGAGGTGCTGCGCTCCGACGCGCGCCTGCTGACGCTCACCGGCACGCCCGGCATCGGCAAGACGCGGCTGGGCCTGCAGCTGGCCCACGAGCTGCAGCCGGCCTTCCCCGATGGCGTGTTCTTCGTGTCGCTCACCTCGATCAGCGACCACGACCTGGTGCTCTCGACGATCGCGCAGACCTTGGGGCTGCCCGAGCGCTGGTCGCCGCCCATCCAGCAGCAGCTGGTCGATTTTCTGCACGACAAGCAGCTGCTGCTGCTGCTAGACAACTTCGAGCACGTGCTAGCCAGCGCCGCCCAGATCGCCGACCTGCTGACCGCCGCGCCCAAGGTGATGGTGATCATCACCAGCCGCGCCGTGCTGCACCTCTCCGGCGAGCACGTGCTGCTGGTGCCCCCGCTGGACACCCCGGCCAGCCAGCCCGCCGAGCACGCCGCCGCCGAGCGCCTGACCGCGCTGGCCGAGTACCCCTCGGTGGCGCTGTTCTTGGAGCGCGCGCGCGCGGCCAGCCCCACCTTCAAGCTCACCAAGGCCAACGCCCAGGCCATCGCCGACATCTGCATCGGCCTTGAGGGCATCCCGCTGGCGATCGAGCTAGCCGCCGCGCGCGTGCGCGTGTTCTCGCCCCCGGCCCTGTTGGCCCGCCTGGAGCGGCGGCTCACCGTGCTCACCGGCGGCGCGCACGACCTGCCGACCCGCCAGCAGACCCTGCGCGGCACGATCGACTGGAGCTACCAGCTGCTGGAGCCGGATGACCAGGCGGTGTTCCGCAAGCTGGCCTGCTTTGTGGGCGGCTGGTCGCTGGAGGCCGCCGAGGCGGTGTGCGCGCCCCAGCCCGACGCGCCCGCCCGCCCGCTGCTCGACAGCATCGAGTCGCTGCTGAACCAGAGCCTCATCCAGAGCCACGAGGACGCCACCGGCGAGAGCCGATTCACCATGCTGGAGACGATCCGCGAGTACGCGCTGGAGCAGCTGCACGACAGCGGCCAGTACGCCGCCGCCCGCCAGCGCCACAGCGCCTTCTTCACCGCCTTCGCCAGCGCCGCCGAGCCGCAGCTGCAGGGGGCCGACCAGCTGCTGTGGCTGAATAGGCTGGAGACCGACCACGGCAACCTGCGCGCGGCCATGGAGTGGAGCCGCACGCCCGGCGGCGACCCCCAGCACGGCCTGATGATCGCCGGGTCGATCTGGATCTTCTGGCAGACCCACAACCATGTGAGCGAGGGCCGCGCGCGCTTCGCCGCCGCCCTGGCCGAGGCCCCCCAGCCCAGCATCGCCCGCGCCAAGGCACTGAACGGCGCTGGCTTCCTGGCCCGCTGCCAGCACGAGCTGGTGCAGGCCCAGGAGCTGCTGGAGGAGAGCATCTCGCTGTTTCAGCAGCTGGGCGACCAGCGCGGCGCGGCCCACGCCCTGAACAACCTGGGCACCGTGGCGGTGGACCAGTATGACTACGAGCGCGCCGTCTCGCTCTGCTCCGAGAGCCTGGCGATCTCGCGCCGCCTGGGCGACCGCATGCTCTGCTCGTGGGCGCTCACCAACCTGGGGCACCTGGCGGCGCTGCGCTACAACTACGCCGAGTCGGCCCGGCTCTACGCCGAGAGCCTGGCGCTGTTTCAGGAGCTGGGGGCGCGGCGCGGCATCGCCCACGCGATCAGCAACCTGGCGCGCATCGCCTACCTGCGCTACGATTACGCCGAGGCCGAGGAGCGCTACCACGAGGCGATCACGATCTTCCGCGCCCTGGATGACCGCCACAGCGCCGGGCAGACCCTGCTCTCGCTGGCCGATGTGGCGCTGGCCCAGGACAAGCTGGCCTACGCGCTCGACCTGATCGAGCAGGGCCAGGCCATGCTGCGCGCGCTGGGTAACAAGCAGAGCCTGGGCATGGCCATCGCGCTGCGCGGCCAGATAGCCGAGCTGCAGGACAGCCCCGAGCAGGCCCGCAGCTACTACCAGGAGAGCCTGGCGATGTTCCGGCTGGTGGGCGACCAGAGCGGCGCGGCCAAGGCCATCCTGGGCATGAGCAACGCGCTGCTGATGCGGGGCGACAGCGGCATGGCACGCCAGTGGCTCAACGCCTATGTGGCGCTGGCCAGCGAGCTGCGCCAGCCGCGCATGCTGGCCGTGGGCATCTGCATCCGCGACGCGGTGGATATCGCCAGCAGCACCAGCACGGCGATCGTCCAGCTGGAGACCGACCTGGCCCAGTTCCAGGCCGAGCAGAACGAGTGGGGCGTGGGCATCGCGCTGCACATGCTGGGCATCGCGCTGCTGCGGCTGGGCCACCTGGATCGCGCGCAGGCGTGCTACATGCGCAGCCTGGCCATCGCCTACGAGTCGAACGACGCCTGCGGCATCCCCATGCGTCTGATGGGCCTTGCGGCGGTGGCACTGGGCCAGGGCCGCAGCCAGGACGCCATCCGCCTGGGGGCCGCCGCCGAGGCCGCCCGCCAGACCTTCGGGGTCGGGCAGGTGAGCAGCGCGATGATCACACTCGACCGCGACCAGTACGCCGCCACCACGCGGGCGCTGGCGGCGGCCAGCGGCAGCACGCTGGCCCAGCTGGCCGCCGCGCTGCCCCACACATCCTCCGCCGAGGCGGCGCTCGAAAACGCCTTCGGCCCTGGCGCGGTGCAGTACATCCGATCGTATCAGGGCGAGCAGCTGCCCGCCGGGTACGCGCCGCTCTAG
- a CDS encoding LacI family transcriptional regulator: protein MPTIEQIAALAKVSRSTVSRVLNNHPSVRPVVRDRVLQVMRTYKYVPHAAAQRLAGSSSHAIGLIIPREAAFLFQDPFFSQLLHGIAERCADRGYFLTLSIAGRYGEASTSYDAVLRGKRFDGVIMLSSDMSDAVLPELIRYHMPMVLIGRHAYAHHLNWVDAENRRGAYEAVSHLVGLGHRRIGLISGPSHMIVNMDRRDGYRQALMAGGLAIDPQLVVEGDFSQGAGFELSHRLLDMPQPPTAIFATSDALALGAIRAIHARGLRIPHDIALVGFDDLPIAEFSDPPLTTVRQPIGEMSMAAADLLIEQLHRSSVEARQICLPTELVIRESSGTVRERSVPEGR, encoded by the coding sequence ATGCCTACCATCGAACAAATTGCAGCGCTCGCAAAGGTTTCGCGGTCGACGGTCTCACGTGTGCTGAACAACCACCCCAGCGTGCGACCCGTGGTCCGCGATCGCGTGCTGCAGGTGATGCGCACCTACAAGTATGTGCCGCACGCCGCCGCCCAGCGGCTCGCTGGTAGCTCCAGCCACGCCATCGGCCTGATCATCCCGCGCGAGGCGGCGTTCCTGTTTCAGGACCCGTTCTTCTCGCAGCTGCTGCACGGCATCGCCGAGCGCTGCGCCGACCGCGGCTACTTCCTGACCCTCTCGATCGCCGGGCGCTACGGCGAGGCCAGCACCTCGTACGATGCGGTGCTGCGCGGCAAGCGCTTCGACGGCGTGATCATGCTCTCCAGCGACATGTCCGACGCGGTGCTGCCCGAGCTGATCCGCTACCACATGCCCATGGTGCTGATCGGGCGGCACGCCTACGCCCACCACCTCAACTGGGTGGATGCCGAGAACCGCCGCGGCGCGTACGAGGCGGTCTCCCACCTGGTGGGGCTTGGCCACCGCCGCATCGGCCTGATCAGCGGCCCCAGCCACATGATCGTGAACATGGATCGCCGCGATGGCTACCGCCAGGCCCTGATGGCGGGCGGCCTGGCGATCGACCCCCAGCTGGTGGTCGAGGGCGATTTCTCGCAGGGCGCGGGCTTCGAGCTGAGCCACCGGCTGCTGGACATGCCCCAGCCGCCCACCGCCATCTTTGCCACCAGCGATGCCCTGGCCCTGGGGGCCATCCGCGCCATCCACGCGCGCGGCCTGCGCATCCCGCACGACATCGCCCTGGTCGGCTTCGACGACCTGCCGATCGCCGAGTTCTCGGACCCGCCGCTCACCACGGTGCGGCAGCCGATCGGCGAGATGAGCATGGCCGCCGCCGATCTGCTTATCGAGCAGCTTCATCGTTCCTCGGTCGAGGCCCGGCAGATCTGCCTGCCCACCGAGCTGGTCATACGCGAGTCAAGCGGTACCGTTCGTGAGCGGAGTGTTCCAGAAGGGAGGTAG
- a CDS encoding extracellular solute-binding protein, whose translation MLKRTMPFITGLSAVSMMLGACGAPAAQAPATQAPAAAATEAPAAVATEAPAAAATEAPAAAATEAPVAEATAEPTPAPTTGKSSNYDSAAQKITMWFMPNGAQPLAFMQAEVEAFVKANPDIGVDYQLVDWGTGFTQIQTALQGGSDACVTQLGTTWVPGFSATGGLRTFTDDEVKAVGGAEAFVPASWELTGIKGDPAIYAVPWFTDVRAIAYRADVLKKAGLDPKDAFKDLASFEKTLQTIKDANLGIDPFVHPGRNDWNVWQNTSQFIWNYGGDILSTDNTQAIFNSDKAVEGATFFGDLYGKGLTAPDTLELNSSQAESRFGDGKAAMIIASSYLVSQARAPKDNGGWSNDDARANLAFAEFPAGPGGQYTFVGGSQLGIFKDCPNPDAAVKFVQYLTGGESQARYNASTGMLPALKAAQADKAFSDPLFDAFKAGANKGKAAPAVVEWGGIENAYQSALQSVWEDVAASPGKPVTTEQVKARLDEAAQTVDSLLGK comes from the coding sequence ATGTTGAAGCGAACAATGCCGTTTATCACCGGCCTGAGCGCGGTGAGCATGATGCTGGGCGCGTGTGGCGCACCTGCTGCCCAGGCCCCGGCCACCCAGGCCCCCGCCGCCGCCGCCACCGAGGCTCCTGCCGCAGTTGCCACCGAGGCTCCTGCTGCCGCCGCTACCGAGGCCCCCGCCGCCGCCGCCACCGAGGCCCCCGTCGCCGAGGCGACTGCCGAGCCGACGCCCGCGCCGACCACCGGCAAATCCAGCAACTACGACAGCGCGGCTCAGAAGATCACCATGTGGTTTATGCCCAACGGCGCGCAGCCGCTGGCGTTCATGCAGGCTGAGGTCGAGGCCTTTGTGAAGGCCAACCCCGACATCGGCGTGGACTACCAGCTGGTTGACTGGGGCACCGGCTTCACCCAGATCCAGACTGCCCTGCAGGGCGGCTCGGATGCCTGTGTGACCCAGCTCGGCACCACCTGGGTGCCCGGCTTCAGCGCCACGGGCGGCCTGCGCACCTTCACCGACGATGAGGTCAAGGCTGTCGGCGGTGCCGAGGCCTTCGTGCCCGCATCGTGGGAGCTGACCGGCATCAAGGGCGACCCGGCGATCTACGCCGTGCCGTGGTTCACCGACGTGCGCGCGATCGCCTACCGCGCCGACGTGCTGAAGAAGGCTGGCCTGGACCCGAAGGACGCCTTCAAGGATCTGGCCTCGTTCGAGAAGACCCTGCAGACGATCAAGGATGCCAACCTGGGCATCGACCCCTTCGTGCACCCGGGCCGCAACGACTGGAACGTGTGGCAGAACACCTCGCAGTTCATCTGGAACTACGGCGGCGACATCCTGTCGACCGACAACACCCAGGCGATCTTCAACTCCGACAAGGCGGTTGAGGGCGCGACCTTCTTCGGCGACCTGTACGGCAAGGGCCTGACCGCCCCCGACACCCTGGAGCTCAACTCGTCGCAGGCTGAGTCTCGCTTTGGCGACGGCAAGGCCGCGATGATCATCGCCTCGTCGTACCTGGTCAGCCAGGCCCGCGCCCCCAAGGACAACGGCGGCTGGTCGAACGACGATGCCCGCGCCAACCTGGCCTTCGCCGAGTTCCCGGCTGGCCCGGGCGGCCAGTACACCTTCGTCGGCGGCAGCCAGCTGGGCATCTTCAAGGATTGCCCGAACCCCGATGCCGCAGTGAAGTTCGTGCAGTACCTGACCGGCGGCGAGTCGCAGGCGCGCTACAACGCCAGCACCGGCATGCTTCCGGCCCTCAAGGCCGCCCAGGCCGACAAGGCGTTCAGCGACCCGCTGTTCGACGCCTTCAAGGCTGGCGCGAACAAGGGCAAGGCTGCTCCGGCGGTGGTCGAGTGGGGCGGCATCGAGAATGCCTACCAGTCGGCGCTGCAGAGCGTGTGGGAGGATGTGGCCGCGTCGCCTGGCAAGCCCGTCACCACCGAGCAGGTGAAGGCTCGCCTGGATGAGGCTGCCCAGACCGTCGACAGCCTGCTTGGCAAGTAG
- a CDS encoding sugar ABC transporter permease: MAIQLKLRHPSGLSLGQRIRQNRIAYLFIAPSLLMMILIHLIPTAQALYMSFLDLRQSTLRLYLGAPFVGLEHYQDILVGLFTGGGSSNIKGLSQALRNALWFTLWLNVGTLGLGMVFALLLNRKFIGRGIARTLVLLPWVVPTFVVGLIWRYIWLQQGGLANRILVDWLHVVDQPIQWLLNENTRWALLIPAIWRGVPYTALMLLAGLQTIPGDLYEASHVDGATRLQQFWYITIPMLKPIIALQVMFGVVFTLFGFGPYNIATSMFGSTNHGSYAELLIPAIARQTFSSQLYGYGAAASVLAMFLAMIFVALWYRVFRGALTAQ; this comes from the coding sequence ATGGCGATCCAACTGAAGCTGAGACACCCCTCGGGCCTGAGCCTGGGGCAGCGCATTCGGCAGAACCGCATTGCCTACCTCTTCATCGCGCCCTCGCTGCTGATGATGATCCTCATCCACCTCATCCCCACCGCGCAGGCGCTGTATATGTCGTTCCTGGACCTGCGCCAGAGCACGCTGCGGCTCTACCTGGGCGCGCCGTTTGTCGGCCTGGAGCACTACCAGGACATCCTGGTCGGCCTGTTCACCGGCGGCGGCAGCTCGAATATCAAGGGCCTGAGCCAGGCGCTGCGCAACGCGCTGTGGTTCACCCTGTGGCTGAATGTGGGCACCCTGGGCCTGGGCATGGTGTTCGCACTGCTGCTCAACCGCAAGTTCATCGGGCGCGGCATCGCCCGCACGCTGGTGCTGCTGCCCTGGGTGGTGCCCACCTTCGTGGTCGGCCTGATCTGGCGCTACATCTGGCTGCAGCAGGGCGGCCTGGCCAACCGCATCCTGGTCGACTGGCTGCATGTGGTCGACCAGCCCATCCAGTGGCTGCTGAATGAGAACACCCGCTGGGCGCTGCTCATCCCGGCGATCTGGCGCGGCGTGCCCTACACCGCCCTGATGCTGCTGGCTGGCCTGCAGACCATCCCCGGCGATCTCTACGAGGCCTCGCATGTGGATGGCGCGACCAGGCTCCAGCAGTTTTGGTACATCACCATCCCCATGCTCAAGCCGATCATCGCGCTGCAGGTGATGTTTGGCGTGGTCTTCACGCTGTTCGGCTTCGGCCCCTACAACATCGCCACATCGATGTTCGGCAGCACCAACCACGGCTCCTACGCCGAGCTGCTCATCCCCGCGATCGCGCGGCAGACTTTCTCCAGCCAGCTGTACGGCTACGGCGCGGCGGCCTCGGTGCTGGCCATGTTCCTGGCGATGATCTTTGTGGCGCTCTGGTACCGCGTGTTCCGCGGCGCGCTGACCGCGCAGTAG
- a CDS encoding carbohydrate ABC transporter permease, producing MKFSQAVPAPQVRTRPYVNVRRIIRERLLDALLIVLVFFMVAPILFLIISSFKTTSEFTSTTAGLFPEVWQFKNYPDMWQRANFGQYFWNSMLICTVTTVVATMFSALTGYALSRFRFPGSDLYGLSALGTQLIPGTLFFIPLYLTFVWIRNVTGIRLIGSNLGGILLYIGFYIPVSLWTLRAFFATIPVDLEEQAQVDGATRFRAFWQIILPLAMPGLVSTAIYIFLTAWDELFFASVLQVKTIPFGLMLFSGAQSAQSRYELICAGAVVSTLPVIVLFLLLQRRLVEGLTAGAVK from the coding sequence ATGAAATTCTCACAGGCTGTCCCCGCGCCACAGGTGCGCACCCGCCCCTACGTGAATGTGCGCCGCATCATCCGCGAGCGCCTGCTCGACGCGCTGCTGATCGTGCTGGTGTTCTTTATGGTCGCGCCCATCCTGTTCCTGATCATCAGCTCGTTCAAGACCACCAGCGAGTTCACCAGCACCACCGCTGGCCTGTTCCCCGAGGTATGGCAGTTCAAGAACTACCCCGATATGTGGCAGCGCGCCAACTTCGGCCAGTACTTTTGGAACAGCATGCTGATCTGCACGGTGACGACCGTGGTGGCCACCATGTTCTCGGCGCTCACCGGCTACGCGCTCTCGCGCTTCCGCTTCCCCGGCTCCGACCTCTACGGCCTGAGCGCGCTGGGCACCCAGCTGATCCCGGGCACGCTGTTCTTCATCCCGCTCTACCTCACCTTCGTGTGGATCCGCAACGTCACCGGCATCAGGCTGATCGGCAGCAACCTGGGCGGCATCCTGCTGTACATCGGCTTCTACATCCCGGTGTCGCTGTGGACGCTGCGGGCCTTCTTCGCCACCATCCCGGTGGATCTGGAGGAGCAGGCCCAGGTGGATGGCGCGACCCGCTTCCGCGCCTTCTGGCAGATCATCCTGCCGCTGGCCATGCCGGGCCTGGTCTCCACGGCGATCTACATCTTCCTGACGGCCTGGGACGAGCTGTTCTTCGCCAGCGTGCTGCAGGTGAAGACCATCCCCTTCGGCCTGATGCTGTTCTCGGGCGCGCAGAGCGCCCAGAGCCGCTACGAGCTGATCTGCGCGGGCGCGGTGGTCTCCACCCTGCCGGTGATCGTGCTCTTCCTGCTGCTGCAGCGCCGCCTGGTCGAGGGCCTGACGGCGGGCGCGGTCAAGTAG
- a CDS encoding DNA topoisomerase IB: protein MTQQHTIGEAPQQAASEAGLRYVSDRRPGIRRERRGEAFVYLDTRGRPIDDERTLDRIRRLAIPPAYTDVWICPTANGHIQATGRDARGRKQYRYHPRWRAARDETKFERMLAFGQALPHIRERVASDMALPGLPRAKVLATVVRLLELTLIRVGNDEYARSNKSYGLTTMRDKHVQIEGAQVRFSFKGKSGVRHEISVRDRRLAQIVRRSRDLPGYELFQYVDEQGQRHDVTSDDVNAYLQEITGEHFTAKDFRTWAGTVLCTVALGELGPAEREPEAKRHVAQAVERVARQLGNTASVCRKSYIHPEVISAYLDGTLIETLLQHAAAELADDGGLDPHEQAALSFLGQRLRQADA from the coding sequence ATGACCCAGCAGCACACCATTGGCGAAGCGCCACAGCAGGCGGCCAGCGAGGCCGGGCTGCGCTACGTGAGCGACCGCCGCCCCGGCATCCGGCGCGAGCGGCGCGGCGAGGCGTTTGTCTACCTCGACACGCGGGGCCGCCCGATCGACGACGAGCGCACGCTCGACCGCATCCGGCGGCTGGCCATCCCGCCCGCCTACACCGATGTGTGGATCTGCCCCACCGCCAACGGCCACATCCAGGCCACCGGGCGCGACGCGCGTGGCCGCAAGCAGTACCGCTACCACCCGCGCTGGCGCGCCGCGCGCGACGAGACCAAGTTCGAGCGCATGCTGGCCTTCGGCCAGGCTCTGCCGCACATCCGCGAGCGCGTGGCCAGCGACATGGCGCTGCCTGGCCTGCCGCGCGCCAAGGTGCTGGCCACCGTGGTGCGCCTGCTGGAGCTGACGCTCATCCGCGTGGGCAACGACGAGTACGCCCGCAGCAACAAATCCTACGGCCTGACCACCATGCGCGACAAGCACGTGCAGATCGAGGGCGCGCAGGTGCGCTTCTCGTTCAAGGGCAAGAGCGGGGTGCGCCACGAGATCAGCGTGCGCGACCGCAGGCTGGCGCAGATCGTGCGGCGCTCGCGCGATCTGCCCGGCTACGAGCTGTTCCAGTATGTGGATGAGCAGGGCCAGCGCCACGATGTCACATCCGACGATGTGAACGCCTACCTGCAGGAGATCACCGGCGAGCACTTCACCGCCAAGGACTTCCGCACCTGGGCGGGCACCGTGCTCTGCACCGTGGCCCTGGGCGAGCTTGGCCCCGCCGAGCGCGAGCCAGAGGCCAAGCGCCACGTGGCCCAGGCGGTGGAGCGCGTGGCCCGGCAGCTGGGCAACACCGCCTCGGTCTGCCGCAAGAGCTACATCCACCCCGAGGTGATCAGCGCCTACCTCGACGGCACGCTGATCGAGACCCTGCTGCAGCACGCCGCCGCCGAGCTTGCCGATGATGGCGGCCTCGACCCGCACGAGCAGGCCGCCCTGTCCTTCCTCGGCCAGCGCCTGCGCCAGGCCGACGCGTGA